Below is a window of Pseudomonadota bacterium DNA.
AGGGCTTAATGTTTGTGTAGTTGAGCATCAGGATATGCTCGGAGGCGGAGTTCAGACCAGAGAGATGACACTGCCAGGTTTCAAACATGATGTATGTTCTACATGGCATGGTTTTATTTGCCCGAATCCTGTATTAAAGGATGATGAGCTTGAA
It encodes the following:
- a CDS encoding NAD(P)-binding protein; the protein is MSKYDVIVAGGGHNGLMAGSYLAKAGLNVCVVEHQDMLGGGVQTREMTLPGFKHDVCSTWHGFICPNPVLKDDELE